TGGCGGTTACGGAAACGCCGGAGTCGCCGCCCGAGCTCATCTTCATCCTCACAATCTTGCAAAATCTGCTCAAGCTGAGTGCGCAAACTACCGCTGGTCAGGCTGGCCTCCAGTTCGCCAGCAGCCGCCAATTGCAGAAACATTTGTGGATCACGCTGAGCCTGCTCAAGGACAAAGTCGCTGGCCGCAACCACTCGTCGCAAGGTTTCGCGACGATGCTCCGGCCAGCTGTCGAACTGCTCCACAGCTTCAATGGAATGAGCAGCAAATGCTTGCTGCAAAGACTGTTCGCCACGGGCGACAAGGGGGAGCAACGCAGCAGGTAAAGCGGCCAGCGCGGGCAGGCTCATGGTCTATCCTTTTTAGCGTTCTGCGAGAGCCAGGACACACCTCAGAGTGGGACGCGACTGATGCGGTTTACCTGGAACTGGCAAATTAATATGTAGTGTAACTACGCACATTTGTGTCTAGAGGGCTGAAATTAGCGTCGGAATGTAGTAAAACTACAACTAGCCGCTTATACCCGGCCAACCCAATAATTTGCGCAGCCGCTCACAAAGCTGGCTGCGGTATCTGGCCTCCGATTCTGGAAGCCTTTGAGCCCTGGAGCAAGCCATGCAAGACCTCGATCCCGTCGAAACCCAGGAATGGCTGGACGCCCTTGAGTCCGTCCTCGAAAACGAGGGTGAAGACCGCGCACATTATTTGATGACCCGCATGGGCGAACTGGCCACCCGTAGTGGCTCACAATTGCCATACGCAATCACCACGCCCTACCGCAACACCATCCCGGTGACTCACGAAGCACGCATGCCGGGTGACCTGTTTATGGAGCGCCGTATCCGCTCCTTGGTGCGCTGGAACGCACTGGCCATGGTGATGCGCACCAACCTTGAGGATTCCGACCTCGGTGGTCACATCTCCAGCTTCGCCTCCTCGGCCACGCTGTATGACATCGGCTTCAACTATTTCTTCCAGGCCCCGACCGAAGAGCACGGCGGCGACCTGATCTTCTTCCAAGGCCACGCCAGCCCAGGCGTTTATGCCCGCGCCTTTATGGAAGGCCGCATCAGCGAAGACCAGATGAAGAACTTCCGTCGTGAAGTCGACGGCAAAGGTCTTTCCTCTTACCCGCACCCATGGCTGATGCCGGACTTCTGGCAGTTCCCGACCGTATCCATGGGCCTTGGCCCGATTCAGGCCATTTACCAAGCCCGCTTCATGAAGTACCTGGAAGCGCGTGGCTTTATCCCCGCTGGCAAGCAGAAAGTCTGGTGCTTCCTGGGTGACGGCGAGTGTGACGAGCCGGAATCCCTCGGCGCCATCTCCCTGGCGGGCCGCGAGAAGCTGGACAACCTGATCTTCGTCATCAACTGCAACCTGCAGCGCCTCGACGGCCCGGTTCGCGGCAACGGCAAGATCATCCAAGAGCTGGAAGGCGTGTTCCGTGGCGCCCAGTGGAATGTAAACAAAGTGGTCTGGGGCCGTTTTTGGGACCCGCTGCTGGCCAAAGACGTCGACGGCCTGCTGCAACGCCGCATGGACGAAGTGGTCGATGGTGAATACCAGAACTACAAAGCCAAAGACGGCGCTTACGTACGTGAGCACTTCTTCAACACCCCAGAACTCAAGGCCATGGTTGCTGACCTGTCCGACGACGAGATCTGGCGTCTGAACCGTGGCGGCCACGACCCGTACAAGGTCTACGCGGCCTACCACGATGCGGTTAACCACGAAGGTCAGCCGACCGTTATTCTGGCCAAAACCATCAAAGGCTACGGCACCGGCTCCGGTGAAGCGCAGAACACCGCGCACAACACCAAGAAAGTCGACGTGGAAAGCCTGCGCCAGTTCCGCGACCGCTTCGACATCCCGGTCAGCGACGACCAGCTTGAGCACCTGCCTTTTGTTAAACCCGAGGAAGGCAGCGCCGAAGCCCGTTACATCGCCGAACGCCGCGCCGCGCTCGGTGGCTTTGTGCCGCAGCGTCGCCGTAAGAGCTTCAGCATCCCGACACCGCCGCTGGAAACCCTAAAGGCCATCCTCGACGGCACCGGCGAGCGCGAAATCTCCACCACCATGGCCTTCGTGCGCATCCTCGCGCAGCTGGTCAAAGACAAAGACATCGGCCAGCGCATCGTTCCGATCATCCCGGACGAAGCCCGTACCTTTGGTATGGAAGGCATGTTCCGTCAGCTCGGCATCTACTCATCCGTAGGCCAGCTGTACGAGCCTGTGGATAAAGACCAGGTGATGTTCTACAAAGAGGACAAGAAAGGTCAGATCCTCGAAGAAGGCATCAACGAAGCGGGCGCAATGAGCTCCTTCATCGCCGCAGGTACCTCGTACTCCACCCACAACCAGCCGATGCTGCCGTTCTACATCTTCTACTCGATGTTCGGCCTGCAACGTATTGGCGACTTGGCCTGGGCCGCTGGCGACAGCCGCACCCGTGGTTTCCTGATCGGCGGCACCGCTGGCCGTACCACCCTGAACGGTGAAGGCCTGCAGCACGAAGACGGTCACAGCCACGTACTGGCTTCCACTATCCCGAACTGCCATTCCTATGACCCGACTTACGGCTACGAGCTGGCGGTGATCATTCAGGACGGCATGAAGCGCATGACCGAGCTTCAGGAAGACGTTTTCTACTACATCACCGTGATGAACGAGTCCTACCAGCAGCCAGCCATGCCGGCCGGTGTAGAGCAAGGCATCATCAAGGGCATGTACCTGCTCGAAGAAGACAAGCGCGAAGCCGCCCACCACGTGCAACTGCTGGGCTGCGGCACCATCCTGCGTGAAGTCCGCGAAGCCGCGAAGATTCTGCGTGACGAGTACAACATCGGCGCCGATGTCTGGAGCGTCACCAGCTTCAACGAACTGCGCCGCGACGGCCTGGCCGTTGAGCGTTACAACCGTCTGCACCCTGGCCAGAAGCCGAAACAGGCCTACGTACAAGAGTGCCTCAGCGGCCGTAACGGCCCGGTTGTAGCCAGCACCGACTACATGAAGATCTTCGCTGAACAGATTCGCCAGTGGGTACCGAGCAAAGAATACAAAGTGCTGGGCACCGACGGTTTCGGCCGCAGTGACAGCCGCAAGAAACTGCGCCACTTCTTCGAAGTGGATCGTCAGTGGGTTGTTCTGGCTGCACTGGAAGCACTGGTTGACCGTGGCGAAATCGAAGCCAAGGTTCTGGCCGATGCCATCGCCAAGTTCGGCATTGATCCTGAAAAACCAAACCCACTGGACTGCTAAGGAGCGTCGCAATGAGTGAATTGATTCGCGTCCCCGACATCGGCAGCGGTGAGGGTGAAGTCATTGAACTGTTCGTTAAGGTTGGCGACCGCATTGAGGCTGATCAAAGCCTGCTGACGCTGGAGTCGGACAAAGCGAGCATGGAAATCCCGGCCCCGAAAGCCGGTGTGATCACCGCACTGAAAGTCAAACTGGGCGACAAGCTCAAAGAAGGCGACGAGCTGCTTGAGCTGGAAGTCGAAGGCGACGCCCCAGCCGCAGCACCTGCAGCCGAAGCCCCGTCAGCCGCTCCGGCTGCTGAGCCAGCGCCAGCTGCTGCCCCTGCTCCGGCCCCAGCGGCCGCTGCCAGCAGCAGCGTGCAAGACATTCACGTCCCGGATATCGGCTCGGCGGGCACCGCCAAAGTCATCGAGATTCTGGTCAAGGCAGGCGACACCGTTGAGGTTGATCAGTCCCTGATCACCCTGGAGTCCGACAAAGCCAGCATGGAGATTCCGTCTCCAGCTGCGGGCGTAGTTGAGGAAGTGCTGGTCAAACTGGATGCCGACGTCGGCACCGGCGACCTGATCCTCAAGCTCAAAGTCGCAGGCGCTGCACCGGCCGCCGCCGAGCAACCAGCACCAGCCGCAGCAGCTCCGGCTCCTGCTCCAGCTGCCGCCGCCCCGGCTGCGGCTCCAGCCGCTGCTCCCAGCAGCAGCGTGCAGGACATCAACGTCCCGGATATCGGCTCAGCAGGCACCGCCAAAGTCATCGAGATTCTGGTTAAGGCAGGCGAAACCGTTGAGGTGGACCAGTCCCTGATCACCCTGGAGTCCGACAAAGCCAGCATGGAGATTCCGTCTCCAGCTGCAGGCGTAGTTGAAGAAGTGCTGGTCAAACTGGATGCCGACGTCGGCACCGGCGACCTCATCCTCAAACTCAAAGTCGCAGGCGCTGCACCGGCCGCCGCTCCGGCTGCTGCTGAACCCGCCAAGCGTGAAGTGCACCGCGTACCGGAAGGCGCAGCCCCGCACATCGCCGCCGAAGTTCGCGCGATTGCCGCCCTTTCAGCTGCTGCTGAAAACGCCGGCATCGCCAAGCGCGAAGGCGTCAAAGTGCACGCTGGCCCGGCTGTACGCCTGACCGCCCGCGAGTTTGGTGTCGACCTGGCAGACGTGACCGGCACAGGCCCTAAAGGCCGCATCCTCAAAGAGGACGTGCAGGCTTACGTCAAAGCAATGATGAGCAAGGCCAAGGCCGCGCCGGAAGCTGCTGCAGCCACTGGCGGCGCAGGCATTCCGCCGATCCCGACCGTGGACTTCAGCAAGTTCGGTGAAGTTGAAGAAGTACCGATGACCCGCCTGATGCAGGTCGGTGCCGCCAACCTGCACCGCAGCTGGCTCAACGTACCGCACGTAACCCAGTTCGACAGCGCCGACATCACTGAGCTGGAAGCTTTCCGCGTTGCGCAGAAAGCCGTGGCTGAAAAGGCTGGCGTCAAACTCACCGTACTGCCACTGCTGCTCAAAGCCTGTGCCTTCCTGCTCAAGGAACTGCCAGACTTCAACAGCTCACTGGCCCCAAGCGGCAAAGCGCTGATCCGCAAGAAATACGTACACCTCGGCTTCGCCGTGGATACTCCGGACGGTCTGCTGGTTCCGGTGATCAAAAACGTCGATCAGAAGAGCCTGCTGCAACTGGCTGCCGAAGCGGCTGAGCTGGCCGACAAGGCCCGTAACAAAAAGCTCTCAGCAGACGACATGCAAGGCGCTTGCTTCACCATCTCCAGCCTCGGCCACATCGGCGGCACCGGCTTTACGCCGATCGTCAACGCGCCGGAAGTGGCGATCCTCGGTGTCAGCAAAGCCACCATGCAACCGGTGTGGGACGGCAAAGCCTTCCAGCCACGCCTGATGCTGCCGCTGTCGCTGTCCTACGACCACCGCGTGATCAACGGCGCCGCCGCGGCCCGCTTCACCAAGCGCCTGGGCGATGTCCTAGCCGACATCCGCACCCTGCTGCTGTAACGCTTTCGAGCTGCCACGCTCGTTAACCTCAACCCCGCCAATTGGCGGGGTTTTTTTATGCTTGGGATTACCCACATGCCTGATAGCGTGCGGGCCATCTATGGCGAAAATCCATATCCAGAGCAGCTGAGTTACAGGAAAACCAACTTCTCAAGCAGCAAAAAAGTGACACCTCCTACAGCTCGGCACATTGTGTTAAACCTCAACGAAAAGAAAAAGTACTATGCATTTCCTGCGTATCTAAGGAGCATCACCATGAGCGGAAAACCGGCTGCTCGCCAAACGGACCCAACATCCTGTCCCCTGCCAGGCCATGGCATAAACCCAATCGCCACCGGCTCACCCAACGTACTTTTTGACAATCTACCGGCAGCACGCGAGACAGACAGCAGCGCTTGCGGTAGCCCTCTAGTTTCGGGTTTGTCCTCCACCGTATTCATCAATGGGTTGCGTGCCGCCAGCGTGGGCAGCAGCGGCGCTCATGGGAATACAGTCATCATGGGCTCTGGCACCGTGATCATTGGAGATAGCCACACTCCAGCGCCCTTCACAGCACCAGCGCCCCTTCAGTTCCAGAAAACTTACGCCCAAGTATTCAATATTGCCGATAGTGAAACTGGTGCTCCACTCACCTATCGGGAATTCATTGTAGTGGTAGATGGACGAAAAATATCTGGAGTGACGGATGCCAACGGTCTAGCCCACGTACAGGCTCCCTCAGCAGACTCGGTTATTTCATTACACGTCCCGTTCAAGTCCCCTCTACGTACGCTCACTGAGCTGTCTGAGGAGGTCCAATGAGCGGTAAATCTTTCGTGACAACAGCCCAAGCTCAAGAGGTGAAGGCTGAACAACCGCTCATTCCAGTAACAATCACCATTGATGACCGAGCCGCAACTCGAGAAGCAATCATCCGAAGAGTCCGCGCCTCGGGACGTCAATTTATCGAACGCTCTGAATGGGGAGCCCTCAAAGCAAAAGACGGGATGGAATCAGACTGGAACTATTCAATGATTGCTGTTCACCATGCCGGACGCAGTTATAGCTGTGCGAGTGGTGCAGACCAGATGAAAGACACTCAAGGAGAGCACCTTGATAGTAAATACGACGACATTGCCTATCACTTTGGCATTGATTGCAGCGGCGCTATTTATGAAGGCCGCGATATTCGCCTGAAAGGTGGCAGCGTTCGTGGATATAACACCGGTGTTATTGGGATTGTTTTCTTAAACAACCTGACCACGGCTGCCGAGGGTGATGACTTATGGGCAATGAGTCGTGAGGCCATTGAACGATTGGGTATCAATACAACAAACACAATCCCAACCAACCAAATAGATGCCGCCCACGAATTGATAAATACACTTAAAAGCGTTTTTCTGATTACCCAATTGGGCGGGCATCGTGAATACCCAGGGCAAGCAGCCGACGGAAAAATCTGCCCGGGGAATGTCGGGATGGAGTTTGTAATAAATATGAGGAAGGTTACCGGCTTGTTCCCGCCACCTAAACCACTATGAAAAAAATCATAATCATTGCTTTGATCATTATCGTTTTGTTATGCCTATGGTTGAACGTAGGCTTTTATAAAACGCACTTCGCTGAAGATAACCGATCTGTGTTGTTTATCAAAAAGCAGCCGACATTACAGTTTCAGTTCGAGAATATCTTCCTGACAGATGAGGATGACAAGGCGCTTGACCGGCTGAGCGACGAAGAAAAGGGGTTAGTAATCAACTACTGCAAGTACCGGCTAGGTATTAATACTGAGCTGAAAACGCAGGAAGAGTTGAATGCCTGCAAGAAGATGTAATTCCTCTCTGTAGATCACGAAAAATTCAGTTGTGACGTCAAGACAGGAATAACGGGGAATAACGGGACAGATTTATTTTCAGGCGAACACCCTTCTCCCTTATTGGGCAACAGGGCAGCTTTGGGCTGCTGCTTGCAAGGCCTTTGCGTAGTCCACGTAGGTCTCAGGGTTATAGGGTTCAGCAGTTACTTTGAAGCGGGATACGCCATCGTTGCCTATATTCTGGCGCACCCTCAACGCCCATAGCTCGGCATCATGTTTAACAATCATGTCAAAAACATAAGTCTTTAGATTGCTGCTTTCATTCAGACTGGAGTAAAGATAACGTAGATTTTCGTACCACCTTGGTAATGCAGTAATTTTTCTGACAACCTCACTGGCCAATATTTGTTCATCATCATTTAAACTATAAAGCCTATCCATGGTGAACTTCTCGGCTCGCTCTAGCTCCGCGACAGGCACCGGCAAGGGTTGACGACTAACTAAGCGACTATACTCACAATCAAAGACTCACTTGCCAGTTTTGACATATTCATCGGCATAAATAACCACGCCATTACCTAGATCAGTTTTGTAAACACTTGCCATCACTTTTACTTCGCAATTCACCGTAAACAGCAGTAACGGAACCCAAATAGCAGAGGCAGCCCAAAAGCATTTACTTCGGTATAAATTCAAAACAATCCAGCCTCTACGGAATGAATATTGATTACGGACTAAAACTGTGTCGCCCACAAAGAATCGGCCCCGCTTTCGCGGGCTAGGCTTAGCCAATCTGGATGATTAATTCACTGAGGTATCGGGCAGCTTTTAGCTGCCACTTGAAGCGCCTTAGCGTAGTCTACATAGATCGCATTATTGTAGGGTTCCGCCGTTATTTGGAAGCGAGATTGTCCATCATTACCTATGTGCTGGATGACACTCACTGCCCATTGCTGCCCATCTTTACTAGTAAGCATGTCAAACATATGGGTTTTGAGACTACTGTCTTCACCTAAGATAGAGTAAAGATAGCGAAGCTGTTTTTGCCACTGAGGTAATTTAGTAACACTTTCAATAACATCCCTCGCCAGCACCAATTCATCTTCAGTTAAGGGCGAGTCATATACGGCGATCTTATTATTTCCTTCTAGCTCTGCAATAAGGACTGAAAGGGGTTCCCGACTAATTAAACGGCTATACTTACAGTCGAATACCCAAACTCCTGTTTCGACATAATCATCGGCATAGATTACTACACCATTACCCAAGTCTTTTTTATGAACACTTGCAACTACTTTGATTTCGTAGTTCACCGCAACCAGCAGTAAAACTGCCAAGATGGCAAAGGCGATCCAAACCCATTGGCTTCGGTAAAAATTCAAAATGGCCTCCTGGCCCCTACAAATCATTCCTGATACGGGATGACACTGTGTCAGTTGCAAAGACATAGTCCGCACTCACGGGCTAGATCTATCCAATCAGGATAATAAAATCACTGGGGTACTGGGCAGCTTTTAGCCGCCGCCTGCAAGGCTTTTGCGTAGTCCACATAGGTCGCTGGGTCGTAGGGTTCAGCAGTTACTTTGAAGCGGGACACGCCATCATTGCCTATATTCTGCCGCACCCTCAATGCCCATTGCTGGCCAGCATGTTTAATAATCATGTCAAAAACATGAGTTCTAAGGTCGCTGTATTCATCTAGTACGGAGTAAAGATAACGCAGATTGTCGTACCACCTTGGCAATGCAGTAATAGCCTTAACAACCTCATCCGCCAG
The Pseudomonas mendocina DNA segment above includes these coding regions:
- the aceE gene encoding pyruvate dehydrogenase (acetyl-transferring), homodimeric type, with the protein product MQDLDPVETQEWLDALESVLENEGEDRAHYLMTRMGELATRSGSQLPYAITTPYRNTIPVTHEARMPGDLFMERRIRSLVRWNALAMVMRTNLEDSDLGGHISSFASSATLYDIGFNYFFQAPTEEHGGDLIFFQGHASPGVYARAFMEGRISEDQMKNFRREVDGKGLSSYPHPWLMPDFWQFPTVSMGLGPIQAIYQARFMKYLEARGFIPAGKQKVWCFLGDGECDEPESLGAISLAGREKLDNLIFVINCNLQRLDGPVRGNGKIIQELEGVFRGAQWNVNKVVWGRFWDPLLAKDVDGLLQRRMDEVVDGEYQNYKAKDGAYVREHFFNTPELKAMVADLSDDEIWRLNRGGHDPYKVYAAYHDAVNHEGQPTVILAKTIKGYGTGSGEAQNTAHNTKKVDVESLRQFRDRFDIPVSDDQLEHLPFVKPEEGSAEARYIAERRAALGGFVPQRRRKSFSIPTPPLETLKAILDGTGEREISTTMAFVRILAQLVKDKDIGQRIVPIIPDEARTFGMEGMFRQLGIYSSVGQLYEPVDKDQVMFYKEDKKGQILEEGINEAGAMSSFIAAGTSYSTHNQPMLPFYIFYSMFGLQRIGDLAWAAGDSRTRGFLIGGTAGRTTLNGEGLQHEDGHSHVLASTIPNCHSYDPTYGYELAVIIQDGMKRMTELQEDVFYYITVMNESYQQPAMPAGVEQGIIKGMYLLEEDKREAAHHVQLLGCGTILREVREAAKILRDEYNIGADVWSVTSFNELRRDGLAVERYNRLHPGQKPKQAYVQECLSGRNGPVVASTDYMKIFAEQIRQWVPSKEYKVLGTDGFGRSDSRKKLRHFFEVDRQWVVLAALEALVDRGEIEAKVLADAIAKFGIDPEKPNPLDC
- the aceF gene encoding dihydrolipoyllysine-residue acetyltransferase, with translation MSELIRVPDIGSGEGEVIELFVKVGDRIEADQSLLTLESDKASMEIPAPKAGVITALKVKLGDKLKEGDELLELEVEGDAPAAAPAAEAPSAAPAAEPAPAAAPAPAPAAAASSSVQDIHVPDIGSAGTAKVIEILVKAGDTVEVDQSLITLESDKASMEIPSPAAGVVEEVLVKLDADVGTGDLILKLKVAGAAPAAAEQPAPAAAAPAPAPAAAAPAAAPAAAPSSSVQDINVPDIGSAGTAKVIEILVKAGETVEVDQSLITLESDKASMEIPSPAAGVVEEVLVKLDADVGTGDLILKLKVAGAAPAAAPAAAEPAKREVHRVPEGAAPHIAAEVRAIAALSAAAENAGIAKREGVKVHAGPAVRLTAREFGVDLADVTGTGPKGRILKEDVQAYVKAMMSKAKAAPEAAAATGGAGIPPIPTVDFSKFGEVEEVPMTRLMQVGAANLHRSWLNVPHVTQFDSADITELEAFRVAQKAVAEKAGVKLTVLPLLLKACAFLLKELPDFNSSLAPSGKALIRKKYVHLGFAVDTPDGLLVPVIKNVDQKSLLQLAAEAAELADKARNKKLSADDMQGACFTISSLGHIGGTGFTPIVNAPEVAILGVSKATMQPVWDGKAFQPRLMLPLSLSYDHRVINGAAAARFTKRLGDVLADIRTLLL
- a CDS encoding PAAR domain-containing protein, with the protein product MSGKPAARQTDPTSCPLPGHGINPIATGSPNVLFDNLPAARETDSSACGSPLVSGLSSTVFINGLRAASVGSSGAHGNTVIMGSGTVIIGDSHTPAPFTAPAPLQFQKTYAQVFNIADSETGAPLTYREFIVVVDGRKISGVTDANGLAHVQAPSADSVISLHVPFKSPLRTLTELSEEVQ
- a CDS encoding N-acetylmuramoyl-L-alanine amidase; protein product: MSGKSFVTTAQAQEVKAEQPLIPVTITIDDRAATREAIIRRVRASGRQFIERSEWGALKAKDGMESDWNYSMIAVHHAGRSYSCASGADQMKDTQGEHLDSKYDDIAYHFGIDCSGAIYEGRDIRLKGGSVRGYNTGVIGIVFLNNLTTAAEGDDLWAMSREAIERLGINTTNTIPTNQIDAAHELINTLKSVFLITQLGGHREYPGQAADGKICPGNVGMEFVINMRKVTGLFPPPKPL